One genomic region from Ornithinicoccus hortensis encodes:
- a CDS encoding MarR family winged helix-turn-helix transcriptional regulator, translating into MARAADQEGRWLSEDEQRSWRAFLRGQRLLNEALDQALATDGIRLTEYEIISMLSEAPGGRLRMSVLADQVVQSRSRLTHTATRLESRGWVERRTCHEDRRGVELTLTASGRAALVDLSRIHVESVRANLVDLLEPEQFAALGEAMQVVVDALDVAGLTDAAQNPVRTHAAARLSDSA; encoded by the coding sequence ATGGCTCGAGCCGCCGACCAGGAGGGCCGCTGGCTCTCCGAGGACGAACAACGGAGTTGGCGCGCCTTCCTCCGGGGCCAGCGGCTGCTCAACGAGGCGTTGGACCAGGCCCTGGCCACGGACGGGATCCGGCTGACCGAGTACGAGATCATCTCGATGCTCTCCGAGGCCCCCGGGGGGCGGCTGCGGATGTCGGTGCTGGCCGACCAGGTGGTGCAGTCCCGCAGCCGACTCACCCACACCGCGACCCGGCTGGAGAGCCGCGGTTGGGTCGAGCGGCGCACCTGCCACGAGGACCGTCGCGGGGTCGAGCTGACGCTCACGGCGTCCGGTCGGGCGGCGCTGGTCGACCTGTCGCGGATCCATGTGGAGAGCGTGCGGGCCAACCTGGTCGACCTGCTGGAGCCGGAGCAGTTCGCGGCCCTCGGCGAGGCGATGCAGGTCGTCGTGGACGCCCTCGACGTGGCCGGCCTCACCGATGCCGCGCAGAACCCGGTCCGCACCCACGCCGCCGCCCGGCTCAGCGACTCGGCTTGA
- a CDS encoding histidine phosphatase family protein, with the protein MTTTGSTRTVVHLLRHGEVHNPGGVLYGRLPGFRLSDLGRQMAERVAEHLTGRDIVHLVSSPLQRAQETAAPSAEALGLEPEVDERVIEAANHFEGMTFGQGEGKLSNPRHWPYLRNPLEPSWGEPYKEISVRMLAAVDTARRAARGHEALIVSHQLPIWTLRRTIEGKRLWHDPRNRECALASLTTLTYEGDDPVSLSYSEPAVDLVARARPGAGA; encoded by the coding sequence ATGACGACGACCGGATCGACGCGCACCGTCGTGCACCTGCTGCGCCACGGCGAGGTGCACAACCCCGGTGGCGTCCTCTACGGGCGCCTGCCGGGGTTCCGCCTGTCCGACCTCGGCCGGCAGATGGCCGAGCGGGTCGCCGAGCACCTGACCGGCCGCGACATCGTGCACCTGGTCTCCTCGCCGCTGCAGCGGGCCCAGGAGACGGCGGCCCCGAGCGCCGAGGCGCTGGGGTTGGAGCCGGAGGTGGACGAGCGGGTCATCGAGGCGGCCAACCACTTCGAGGGGATGACCTTCGGCCAGGGCGAGGGCAAGCTGAGCAACCCCCGGCACTGGCCCTACCTGCGCAACCCGCTGGAGCCGTCCTGGGGCGAGCCGTACAAGGAGATCTCGGTCCGGATGCTGGCCGCGGTCGACACGGCCCGCCGCGCGGCACGCGGCCACGAGGCGCTGATCGTCTCCCACCAGCTGCCGATCTGGACCCTGCGGCGCACCATCGAGGGCAAGCGCCTGTGGCACGACCCCCGCAACCGGGAGTGCGCCCTGGCCTCCCTCACCACGCTGACCTACGAGGGCGACGACCCGGTCAGCCTCAGCTACTCCGAGCCGGCGGTCGACCTTGTCGCGCGTGCCCGTCCGGGCGCCGGGGCATGA
- a CDS encoding TlpA family protein disulfide reductase, whose product MRPRIRRTGVGAAGRWAGALSVVALLGVAGCSDEGTIAEQARAGDQKGYIAGDGTLQQVAVGDREVRIDLSGTTLQGQDWSSADHLGEVVVINVWGSWCGPCKAEAPDLQAAYEHFQEAGDPVQFIGVNDRDGLDAAKSFEKVQGIGYPSLADDGGQTLVALKGWANPRPTTMVLDRDGLVAARVAGQVDETTLVGMVEDVLAE is encoded by the coding sequence ATGAGGCCACGGATCCGGCGCACCGGGGTGGGGGCCGCGGGGCGGTGGGCGGGAGCGCTGTCGGTGGTGGCGTTGCTGGGGGTCGCGGGCTGTTCGGACGAGGGGACCATCGCCGAGCAGGCACGGGCCGGTGACCAGAAGGGCTACATCGCCGGTGACGGCACCCTGCAACAGGTGGCGGTCGGGGACCGGGAGGTCCGGATCGACCTGTCCGGCACCACCCTGCAGGGGCAGGACTGGTCGTCCGCGGACCACCTCGGCGAGGTGGTGGTGATCAACGTCTGGGGCTCCTGGTGCGGCCCGTGCAAGGCCGAGGCGCCGGACCTGCAGGCCGCCTACGAGCACTTCCAGGAGGCCGGCGACCCGGTCCAGTTCATCGGGGTCAACGACCGCGACGGCCTCGACGCGGCCAAGTCGTTCGAGAAGGTCCAGGGCATCGGCTACCCGTCGCTGGCCGACGACGGGGGGCAGACGCTGGTCGCCCTGAAGGGCTGGGCCAACCCCCGGCCGACCACGATGGTGCTCGACCGGGACGGGCTGGTCGCCGCCCGGGTCGCCGGTCAGGTCGACGAGACGACGCTGGTCGGCATGGTCGAGGACGTGCTCGCAGAGTGA
- the hemL gene encoding glutamate-1-semialdehyde 2,1-aminomutase: MPPSDPDGPTPQAGTPAYPDDAPASAAAMARARAVTPGGVNSPVRAFGSVGGTPRFMRSARGAWLEDLDGRRYVDLVCSWGPMILGHAHPDVLAAVTQAAARGFSFGTPSENEVALAEEIVARVDPVEQVRLVSSGTEATMSALRLARGFTGRSVVVKFAGCYHGHVDALLASAGSGLATFALPDSPGVPPSSAGETLVLPYNDVPALEAAFAERGDQIAAVITEAAAGNMGIVPPDPGFTQALLRVTRAHGALLISDEVMTGFRASAGGWFGLEGPYAEGAPDLFTFGKVMGGGFPAAAFGGRADVMAHLAPEGPVYQAGTLSGNPVATAAGLATLRGCTPELYDRVGTAARAIADGVAQAFAAAGVPHRIQWAGTMFSVFFRDGQVRDYDDARAQDTAAFGRFFHGMLRRGVHLPPSCFETWFVSGAHDDEAVDHVLAALPGAVEDMLTPPSD; the protein is encoded by the coding sequence ATCCCTCCCAGCGACCCCGACGGGCCCACCCCACAGGCCGGCACCCCGGCATACCCCGATGACGCCCCCGCCTCCGCGGCGGCGATGGCCCGCGCCCGGGCGGTGACCCCGGGCGGGGTGAACTCCCCGGTCCGCGCCTTCGGGTCGGTGGGTGGCACCCCGCGGTTCATGCGCTCCGCCCGGGGCGCGTGGCTGGAGGACCTGGACGGCCGCCGCTATGTCGACCTGGTCTGCTCGTGGGGGCCAATGATCCTGGGCCACGCCCACCCCGACGTCCTCGCGGCGGTCACCCAGGCCGCCGCCCGCGGCTTCAGCTTCGGCACCCCCAGCGAGAACGAGGTCGCGCTCGCCGAGGAGATCGTGGCCCGCGTCGACCCTGTCGAACAGGTCCGTCTGGTCAGCTCGGGCACCGAGGCGACGATGAGCGCGCTGCGGCTCGCCCGGGGGTTCACCGGCCGCTCGGTCGTGGTGAAGTTCGCCGGGTGCTACCACGGGCACGTCGATGCGCTGCTGGCCTCGGCCGGCTCGGGGCTGGCCACCTTCGCGCTGCCGGACTCGCCCGGCGTCCCGCCGAGCAGCGCGGGGGAGACCCTGGTGCTGCCCTACAACGACGTGCCCGCTCTGGAGGCCGCCTTCGCCGAGCGCGGGGACCAGATCGCGGCCGTGATCACCGAGGCGGCGGCCGGGAACATGGGCATCGTGCCGCCGGATCCGGGTTTCACCCAGGCACTGCTCCGGGTCACCCGCGCGCACGGTGCGCTGCTCATCTCCGACGAGGTGATGACGGGGTTCCGGGCGTCGGCCGGCGGGTGGTTCGGTCTCGAGGGTCCGTATGCCGAGGGGGCGCCGGACCTGTTCACCTTCGGCAAGGTGATGGGCGGGGGATTCCCGGCCGCTGCCTTTGGCGGACGCGCCGACGTGATGGCGCACCTGGCGCCGGAGGGGCCGGTCTACCAGGCGGGGACGCTGTCCGGGAACCCGGTGGCCACGGCCGCCGGGCTGGCCACCCTGCGCGGGTGCACCCCCGAGCTGTACGACCGCGTCGGGACCGCGGCGCGGGCGATCGCCGACGGGGTGGCGCAGGCCTTCGCTGCGGCCGGGGTGCCCCACCGGATCCAGTGGGCAGGCACCATGTTCAGCGTCTTCTTCCGGGACGGGCAGGTGCGGGACTACGACGACGCCCGGGCGCAGGACACCGCGGCGTTCGGCCGGTTCTTCCACGGCATGCTGCGCCGCGGGGTGCACCTGCCGCCGAGCTGTTTCGAGACCTGGTTCGTCAGCGGGGCGCACGATGACGAGGCCGTCGACCACGTGCTGGCGGCGCTGCCGGGCGCGGTCGAGGACATGCTCACCCCGCCCTCAGACTGA
- a CDS encoding YceI family protein encodes MGLRHLATGNWTVDPAHSEVGFTARHVMVSKVRGTFREFTARVEIAAPFEDSTVTAEVNLASVDTRNTDRDTHLRSGDFFDTEVFPAMTFRSREVSDTSMTGDLTIKDITRPITFDLEFIGTSEDPWGGFRAGVEASAEINRKDWGLTWNVAVESGGVLVSERIQIHLDVELIQPTG; translated from the coding sequence ATGGGCCTGCGACACCTGGCCACCGGCAACTGGACCGTGGACCCGGCCCACAGCGAGGTCGGGTTCACGGCGCGGCACGTGATGGTGTCCAAGGTCCGCGGGACATTCCGGGAGTTCACCGCCCGCGTGGAGATCGCCGCACCGTTCGAGGACTCCACGGTGACCGCCGAGGTCAACCTCGCCTCGGTCGACACCCGCAACACCGACCGGGACACGCACCTGCGCTCCGGGGACTTCTTTGACACCGAGGTCTTCCCGGCGATGACCTTCCGGTCCCGCGAGGTCTCCGACACCTCGATGACCGGGGACCTGACGATCAAGGACATCACCCGACCGATCACCTTCGACCTGGAGTTCATCGGCACCTCGGAGGACCCGTGGGGCGGCTTCCGGGCGGGCGTCGAGGCCTCGGCGGAGATCAACCGGAAGGACTGGGGCCTGACCTGGAACGTGGCCGTGGAGTCCGGCGGCGTCCTCGTCTCGGAGCGGATCCAGATCCACCTGGACGTGGAACTGATCCAGCCGACAGGCTAA
- the hemB gene encoding porphobilinogen synthase — MSVRHSLTERPRRLRTTPAMRRLVAQTRVHPAELVLPMFVREGITEPVPIGSMPGVVQHTTDSLRAAADAAVRAGVGGLMLFGVPERRDATGTGGTDPDGVLNRALAALRQDLGDDTVLMADTCLDEFTDHGHCGVLDGQGRVDNDATLERYAEMAVVQARSGAHVVSPSGMMDGQVGVIRAALDEAGLQDTAILAYTAKYASGAYGPFREAVGSTLQGDRATYQQDPPNLTESLRELRLDLAEGADLVMVKPALPYLDVLRSVAEVSDVPVAAYQVSGEYAQIEAAAAHGWIDRDRMVLETLTSIRRAGAQIVLTYYAEHAAHLLSPH; from the coding sequence GTGAGCGTCCGGCACTCCCTGACCGAACGTCCCCGCCGGCTCCGCACCACCCCGGCCATGCGCCGGCTGGTGGCCCAGACCAGGGTCCACCCGGCCGAGTTGGTGCTGCCGATGTTCGTCCGCGAGGGCATCACCGAGCCCGTGCCGATCGGGTCGATGCCCGGGGTCGTGCAGCACACCACCGACTCGCTGCGGGCGGCCGCCGACGCGGCGGTGCGGGCCGGGGTCGGTGGCCTGATGCTCTTCGGGGTCCCCGAGCGACGGGACGCCACCGGCACCGGAGGCACCGACCCGGACGGGGTGCTGAACAGGGCGCTGGCCGCACTCCGGCAGGACCTCGGCGACGACACCGTGCTCATGGCCGACACCTGCCTGGACGAGTTCACCGACCACGGCCACTGCGGGGTGCTCGACGGGCAGGGCCGGGTCGACAACGACGCCACGCTGGAGCGGTATGCCGAGATGGCGGTCGTGCAGGCCCGCTCCGGTGCCCACGTGGTCAGTCCCTCGGGGATGATGGACGGCCAGGTTGGGGTGATCCGCGCGGCGCTGGACGAGGCAGGACTGCAGGACACCGCGATCCTGGCCTACACCGCCAAGTACGCCTCCGGGGCCTACGGGCCGTTCCGTGAGGCGGTCGGCTCGACCCTGCAGGGTGACCGCGCCACCTACCAGCAGGACCCGCCGAACCTCACCGAGTCGTTGCGCGAGCTGCGCCTGGACCTGGCCGAGGGGGCGGACCTGGTGATGGTCAAGCCCGCGCTGCCCTACCTCGACGTGCTGCGCTCGGTCGCCGAGGTCTCCGACGTGCCGGTCGCCGCCTACCAGGTGTCCGGGGAGTACGCCCAGATCGAGGCCGCCGCCGCCCACGGCTGGATCGACCGGGACCGGATGGTGCTGGAGACCCTGACCTCGATCCGCCGCGCCGGCGCGCAGATCGTCCTGACCTACTACGCCGAGCACGCCGCCCACCTGCTGTCCCCCCACTGA
- a CDS encoding uroporphyrinogen-III synthase: MSTQTAFSPVSPATARVAFVGAGPGDPGLLTVRARDYLKAADVVLLDTLHDADQLARFIRPDATVLAASRGTSGSLTRTSRAKMLVKEVGKLHEPGALVVRMMDGDPSAFSGLVTEALACRRASIPFEIVPGVSSAWSVPAYAGVPLTGQDGGTLHIVDGADRHTDWSLSVADGVTVVVLGSATELRRALTALLSAGRDGQTPVCLTERGTTVTQRTAVTQLDEAIAELAEAGFEHGGVAVVGQSVALREELSWYETKPLFGWNVLVPRTKDQAGPMVDRIASYGATAEVVPTISVEPPRTPQQMDRAIHGLVTGRYEWIGFTSVNAVRAVREKFIELGLDARAFAGLKIAAVGGATADSLRDWGLEPDLVPTGEESARGLLAEWPPYDDVLDPIDRVFLPRADIATETLVAGLREMGWEVDDVTAYRTVRSAPPPAPMREAIKTGKFDAVCFTSSATVRNLVGIAGKPHANSVIACIGPATAKTAEEHGLRVDVIAPEARAERLVDALAEFARHTVEEARAAGEPVVRPSQRRTGSRRAKARA; the protein is encoded by the coding sequence GTGAGCACACAGACCGCTTTCTCCCCCGTCTCCCCGGCGACCGCACGGGTCGCCTTCGTCGGCGCCGGACCCGGCGACCCGGGATTGCTCACCGTCCGAGCCAGGGACTATCTCAAGGCGGCGGACGTGGTGCTCCTCGACACGCTGCACGACGCCGACCAGCTGGCCCGCTTCATCCGCCCCGACGCGACCGTCCTGGCGGCCAGCCGCGGCACCAGCGGCTCGCTGACCCGCACCTCCCGGGCCAAGATGCTGGTCAAGGAGGTCGGCAAGCTGCACGAGCCCGGCGCCCTGGTGGTCCGGATGATGGACGGTGACCCCAGCGCATTCAGCGGCCTGGTGACCGAGGCGCTGGCCTGCCGCCGGGCCAGCATCCCCTTCGAGATCGTCCCCGGGGTGAGCTCGGCCTGGTCCGTGCCCGCGTATGCCGGGGTCCCGCTGACCGGGCAGGACGGCGGGACACTGCACATCGTCGACGGCGCCGACCGGCATACCGACTGGAGCCTGTCGGTCGCCGACGGGGTCACCGTCGTCGTCCTCGGCAGCGCCACCGAGTTGCGCCGCGCGCTGACCGCGCTGCTGTCCGCCGGTCGGGACGGGCAGACCCCGGTCTGCCTCACCGAGCGGGGCACCACGGTCACCCAGCGCACCGCCGTCACCCAGCTGGACGAGGCCATCGCCGAGCTCGCCGAGGCCGGCTTCGAGCACGGCGGCGTGGCCGTCGTCGGGCAGTCCGTGGCGCTGCGCGAGGAACTGTCCTGGTACGAGACCAAGCCGCTCTTCGGCTGGAACGTCCTGGTGCCGCGCACCAAGGACCAGGCGGGCCCGATGGTCGACCGGATCGCCTCCTACGGCGCGACCGCCGAGGTGGTCCCCACGATCAGCGTCGAGCCGCCGCGCACCCCGCAGCAGATGGACCGGGCGATCCACGGCCTGGTCACCGGACGCTACGAGTGGATCGGGTTCACCTCGGTCAACGCGGTGCGGGCCGTGCGGGAGAAGTTCATCGAGCTCGGCCTGGACGCCCGGGCCTTCGCCGGGCTGAAGATCGCGGCCGTCGGGGGAGCCACCGCCGACTCGCTGCGCGACTGGGGCCTGGAGCCCGACCTGGTGCCGACCGGTGAGGAGTCCGCCCGCGGCCTGCTCGCCGAGTGGCCTCCCTACGACGACGTGCTGGACCCGATCGACCGGGTGTTCCTGCCCCGCGCCGACATCGCAACCGAGACCCTGGTGGCCGGCCTGCGCGAGATGGGTTGGGAGGTCGACGACGTCACGGCATACCGGACCGTCCGCTCGGCCCCGCCGCCCGCACCGATGCGCGAGGCGATCAAGACCGGCAAGTTCGACGCCGTCTGCTTCACCTCCTCGGCCACCGTCCGCAACCTGGTGGGCATCGCCGGCAAGCCGCACGCCAACTCGGTGATCGCCTGCATCGGCCCGGCCACCGCCAAGACCGCCGAGGAGCACGGTCTGCGGGTCGACGTGATCGCGCCCGAGGCACGTGCCGAACGGTTGGTGGACGCGCTCGCCGAGTTTGCCCGGCACACCGTCGAGGAGGCACGGGCCGCCGGTGAACCGGTCGTCCGGCCCAGCCAGCGGCGCACCGGCTCCCGCCGGGCCAAGGCACGGGCGTGA